A single window of Tautonia marina DNA harbors:
- a CDS encoding tetratricopeptide repeat protein: protein MSRTARSWKGAGPATLLGCLLTGSMALGGTSPEGLSRQLIDLGHQAEAQGQLDQADRFFRKALELDPTSTQANEGVKLVALRLQDAVAPQLGDEAGASIERAQGLQQVLVDQLNADIRGRINRARALLRQNQPEAAETTLRLALTALETADQVPDSVVDQLGRELRIELLQTIRRSEELAQRQAELIRLESAAQREMDAVSALLRTQATVRELMIQFNTLMNEGVFAVLDNRGTGNIVENSQPFFDARLLAQSANALLPRETAPRAGMFVSTSLGFLSQTRAYEELKEFRYMATMLDVDRASVPFPDLITIEYPPADVFREISEKRIARYEVADLAERSELTLEIQRRLEQPISMPFDTDTPLSDALEYIRQATADEKLINGIPIYVDEIGLQEAEQSLQSPIKMNLDGIPLKTTLRLMLDQLDLSYTVYDDLLEITAKGSERRGTLIRVYPVADLAIIPMSLMMGGGGGGMGMGGGMGGMGMGGMGGGMGGMGMGGMGGGMGGMGGGMGGMMGGGMMSIPVAPESTGDALAPQEKKSN, encoded by the coding sequence ATGTCCCGAACCGCGCGATCGTGGAAAGGGGCCGGGCCCGCGACCCTGCTCGGCTGCCTGCTGACTGGTTCGATGGCTCTGGGTGGAACCTCGCCCGAGGGCCTCTCCCGTCAATTGATCGATCTGGGTCATCAGGCCGAAGCCCAGGGCCAGCTCGACCAGGCCGACCGCTTTTTCCGTAAGGCCCTGGAACTGGACCCGACCAGCACCCAGGCCAATGAGGGCGTCAAGCTTGTGGCCCTTCGTCTCCAGGATGCGGTCGCTCCGCAACTGGGTGACGAAGCCGGAGCCAGCATTGAACGAGCCCAGGGACTTCAGCAAGTCCTGGTCGATCAGCTCAATGCCGATATCCGAGGTCGGATCAACCGAGCCCGAGCCCTGCTCCGCCAGAACCAGCCGGAGGCCGCGGAAACCACCCTCCGTCTGGCCCTGACCGCCCTGGAAACCGCCGATCAGGTTCCGGATTCGGTCGTCGACCAGTTAGGTCGTGAACTCCGGATCGAGTTGCTTCAAACGATCCGACGTTCCGAAGAACTCGCTCAGCGGCAAGCGGAGCTGATCCGCCTGGAATCCGCCGCTCAGCGAGAGATGGATGCCGTCTCGGCTCTCCTTCGGACTCAGGCGACCGTCCGGGAACTGATGATCCAGTTCAACACCCTGATGAACGAGGGCGTCTTTGCCGTCCTCGACAACCGGGGAACCGGAAACATTGTCGAGAACTCTCAGCCGTTCTTCGATGCTCGTCTGCTGGCACAGTCGGCAAACGCCCTGCTGCCTCGCGAGACGGCGCCGAGGGCCGGGATGTTCGTCTCGACCTCTCTCGGATTCCTTTCACAAACTCGTGCCTACGAGGAATTGAAGGAATTCCGCTACATGGCGACCATGCTCGACGTCGACCGGGCCTCGGTTCCCTTCCCCGACCTGATCACCATCGAGTATCCGCCTGCCGATGTCTTCCGCGAAATCTCGGAAAAGCGAATCGCCCGATACGAGGTCGCGGACCTGGCCGAGCGTTCGGAACTGACGCTGGAAATTCAGCGTCGGCTCGAACAACCGATTTCGATGCCGTTTGATACCGATACCCCGCTGTCGGACGCCCTGGAATACATTCGCCAGGCGACCGCCGACGAGAAGCTGATCAACGGCATTCCGATCTATGTTGACGAGATCGGCCTTCAGGAAGCTGAGCAAAGCCTCCAGTCCCCGATCAAGATGAACCTGGACGGCATTCCGCTCAAGACGACCCTGCGGCTCATGCTCGACCAGCTTGACCTCTCCTACACCGTCTACGACGACCTCCTGGAGATTACCGCGAAGGGCTCCGAACGTCGTGGCACCCTCATCCGCGTCTACCCCGTGGCCGACCTGGCGATCATCCCCATGTCCCTGATGATGGGCGGCGGTGGCGGCGGCATGGGTATGGGCGGCGGCATGGGCGGCATGGGCATGGGCGGTATGGGCGGCGGCATGGGTGGCATGGGCATGGGCGGTATGGGCGGCGGCATGGGCGGCATGGGCGGCGGCATGGGCGGCATGATGGGAGGTGGCATGATGTCCATTCCCGTCGCTCCCGAGTCGACCGGAGATGCACTTGCTCCCCAGGAAAAAAAAAGCAACTGA
- a CDS encoding trypsin-like peptidase domain-containing protein, giving the protein MRRADDPRRDRIGSSGIARTVSVGLIVLLITPSMPGQDAPDLASIASEFRHAAARVLPGVVVVGGHHPVSQLSLERSMPTVSGGSGVVIDAGRGLILTANSVVEEASTRPGQTLRVTLPDGRSRPVVDLRQDPASDLALIEIDPTGLDLLALEWGSSETLEPGDLVLSVGQAWGFSGTVSLGVVSGLRRSSGSSVHRDLIQTDALIAPGSAGGALVDGQGRLVGITLVVPGVSDRFDRIGFAVPSDRARRIASDLTDRGQVRRMAIGVRVAGIDQEQAAMLEPTGAVRIDTVVVDGPADRAGLLAGDLILSVDEQPIGSPADLIASVEFASDDQPLVLGVLRDEQRMTLNVQPEPVLTALDRGSGPMGSVPAPVEPNPPRIDDPTPRLRLPEPATSRDPTRFPSLGLRLEEPSSALTQRFGLEPEVSGMVIVGITPGGPADLGGLEPGMVVTDVLDHRIRSLADFRKAVALVPVDRDLILRIQHRGRSEFRVILRNLGSVPDRSPDPSPSGSDGTLN; this is encoded by the coding sequence ATGCGACGAGCCGACGACCCCCGACGCGACCGGATCGGTAGCTCAGGGATCGCCCGAACGGTCTCCGTGGGTCTGATCGTCCTGCTCATCACTCCGAGCATGCCAGGACAGGATGCACCGGACCTGGCATCCATTGCATCCGAGTTCCGACACGCAGCCGCTCGGGTCTTGCCAGGTGTTGTGGTCGTGGGTGGACACCATCCTGTCAGCCAGCTCAGCCTGGAACGCTCGATGCCTACCGTTTCGGGAGGATCGGGTGTGGTCATCGACGCGGGTCGTGGTCTGATCCTCACGGCCAATTCGGTCGTCGAGGAAGCGAGCACTCGCCCGGGGCAGACCCTTCGGGTGACCTTGCCCGATGGCCGCTCGCGGCCGGTTGTTGACCTGCGGCAAGATCCGGCCAGCGATCTGGCCCTGATCGAGATTGATCCGACGGGTCTGGATCTGCTCGCCCTGGAGTGGGGATCTTCCGAGACGCTGGAGCCGGGCGACCTGGTTCTGAGCGTCGGCCAGGCATGGGGATTTTCTGGCACGGTCAGCCTCGGGGTCGTCAGCGGTCTGCGACGCTCGTCCGGTTCGAGCGTCCACCGTGATCTGATCCAGACCGACGCTCTGATCGCTCCAGGAAGCGCAGGCGGCGCCCTCGTTGATGGACAGGGCCGACTGGTGGGAATCACGCTGGTCGTTCCCGGCGTCTCGGATCGTTTCGACCGGATCGGGTTCGCGGTTCCGAGTGATCGGGCCCGACGAATTGCATCGGACCTGACCGACCGAGGCCAGGTTCGCCGCATGGCGATCGGGGTGCGGGTCGCCGGGATCGATCAGGAGCAGGCCGCAATGCTGGAACCCACCGGCGCGGTTCGGATCGACACAGTGGTGGTTGATGGCCCCGCAGACCGGGCCGGATTGCTTGCTGGCGACCTGATCCTCTCTGTGGATGAACAGCCCATTGGATCCCCTGCCGATCTCATTGCAAGCGTCGAATTCGCCTCGGACGATCAACCGTTGGTTCTCGGAGTCCTCCGAGACGAGCAACGCATGACGTTGAACGTCCAGCCGGAACCGGTACTCACAGCCCTTGATCGAGGCTCAGGCCCAATGGGGAGCGTCCCGGCTCCGGTCGAGCCGAATCCGCCTCGTATCGATGATCCGACACCTCGCCTTCGACTCCCGGAACCGGCCACCTCGCGTGATCCGACCCGGTTTCCCAGCCTCGGCCTCCGTCTCGAGGAGCCTTCCTCAGCTCTGACCCAACGCTTTGGGTTGGAACCGGAAGTCTCGGGAATGGTGATCGTGGGAATCACCCCCGGAGGCCCCGCGGATCTCGGGGGACTGGAGCCGGGAATGGTCGTGACAGACGTCCTCGATCACCGCATTCGATCCCTGGCCGATTTTCGAAAAGCGGTGGCCCTTGTCCCGGTCGACCGGGATCTGATCCTCCGCATCCAGCATCGCGGGCGATCGGAATTCCGGGTGATTCTTCGCAATCTCGGCTCCGTGCCAGACCGCTCGCCAGATCCTTCTCCTTCCGGGAGTGACGGAACGCTGAATTGA
- a CDS encoding sigma-54-dependent transcriptional regulator — protein MKSRILVVDDEESTREYLSLLLTMDGHEVEAVPGAAEALEIARSRPIHLLITDLYMPETGGMDLLSRVRSERLPFGVIVVTAYGDPQIALTAMKAGADDFVTKPFEPDRLRLLVNRTLERRQLRDELEHLRQQMREDYSFLNMVSKNDRMRQVFDLIEQVGPLGSTVLIHGETGTGKELVAQAIHAASGRRDQRWVPVNCAALSDSLLESELFGHERGAFTGADRRRIGRFEAADGGTLFLDEIGDVSPAMQAKLLRVLQTGNFERVGGTETLKVDVRIVAASNKRLDELVRQGVFRSDLYYRLRVVPIDLPPLRDRREDIPLLAMHFLNKLAARSTPPVTEIDPEAMHALYTYDWPGNIRELENAIKAAVALADGTMIHRSNLPPSIVPRADRHSTLHPSAETLLDLDRPLPELTETIISRVERDYFAELLALYKGNVARCARHSGLSRRCVTQKLAKYGLDRTQFKEGSSAAILDD, from the coding sequence ATGAAAAGCCGTATCCTGGTCGTTGATGACGAGGAATCTACCCGAGAGTACCTCAGCCTCTTACTGACGATGGACGGTCACGAAGTCGAGGCCGTTCCAGGAGCCGCCGAGGCGCTCGAGATCGCTCGATCACGCCCGATCCACCTGCTGATCACCGACCTCTACATGCCCGAGACGGGAGGAATGGACCTACTTTCTCGGGTCCGTTCCGAACGACTGCCGTTCGGGGTCATCGTGGTGACGGCCTACGGTGACCCTCAGATCGCCCTGACAGCGATGAAAGCCGGGGCCGACGATTTTGTGACCAAGCCGTTCGAACCCGATCGGCTTCGTCTTCTCGTCAACCGAACCCTGGAACGACGCCAGTTGCGGGATGAGCTGGAACACCTCCGCCAGCAAATGCGTGAGGACTACAGCTTCCTGAACATGGTCTCGAAGAACGACCGCATGCGCCAGGTGTTTGACCTCATCGAGCAGGTCGGCCCCCTCGGCTCGACGGTCCTGATCCACGGCGAAACGGGGACGGGAAAGGAACTGGTTGCCCAGGCTATCCACGCCGCCAGTGGTCGACGCGACCAACGATGGGTTCCCGTCAACTGCGCGGCCCTGAGTGACTCACTGCTCGAAAGCGAGCTGTTCGGCCACGAACGAGGGGCCTTCACCGGAGCCGATCGACGGCGGATCGGGCGGTTCGAAGCCGCCGACGGAGGCACGCTGTTCCTCGACGAGATCGGGGACGTGAGCCCTGCCATGCAAGCGAAGCTGCTCCGGGTGCTTCAAACCGGTAACTTCGAACGCGTCGGCGGAACCGAAACGCTGAAGGTTGATGTCCGGATCGTCGCCGCGAGCAACAAGCGACTGGACGAACTGGTCCGTCAGGGGGTCTTTCGTTCCGACCTCTACTACCGGCTTCGCGTCGTCCCGATCGACCTGCCGCCGCTCCGCGATCGTCGCGAGGACATCCCGCTCCTGGCCATGCATTTTCTCAACAAGCTGGCCGCGAGGAGCACTCCTCCGGTCACGGAAATCGACCCCGAGGCCATGCACGCGCTTTACACCTACGACTGGCCGGGCAACATTCGAGAACTGGAAAATGCCATCAAGGCCGCCGTGGCCCTGGCCGACGGGACCATGATCCACCGCTCGAATCTTCCGCCGTCGATCGTCCCCCGGGCCGATCGTCACTCAACGCTCCACCCGTCGGCCGAGACGCTCCTTGATCTCGACCGGCCGTTGCCCGAGTTGACCGAGACGATCATCTCTCGCGTTGAGCGCGATTATTTTGCCGAACTTCTGGCCCTCTACAAGGGAAACGTCGCCCGATGCGCCCGCCACAGCGGACTTTCTCGGCGTTGCGTGACCCAGAAGCTCGCCAAGTACGGGCTTGATCGGACGCAATTCAAGGAAGGATCGTCGGCTGCGATCCTGGATGACTGA
- a CDS encoding cyanophycinase — MSRSFLTCCATIVLGISVALTSPIEAREGATLPRIDPEGIAGALVIVGGGRIPGEAIDAFRALAGAEARLVVIPTASASANEEPDDEAVTLWNQRGFNHVSVLHTRDRDQANDPALVAPLKVATAVWFSGGDQSRLASAYLGTAVEKEVVAVLERGGVIGGTSAGAAIMTQVMITGGNPKAERGEGFNLLPDAIIDQHLLARNRKPRLQGVVNEHPDRFGIGIDEQTALIVAGRRMAVVGQSSVTIVMPSSNSRPASEQILKGGDVADLTALRRSVRDRVTGDFPPALMAPPQVEAGALVIVGGGALPDEVLDRFVDLAGGSEARIVVVPTASEGRIPPIPRFVPGVKMFEERGVRSVGVLYGRQPEEIETPEQLAMLREATGIWFGGGRQWRFVDCYEGTSIVPLFHEVLRRGGVIGGSSAGATIQGEYLVRGNPLGNWDMMAEGYERGFAFLPGVAIDQHFSQRNRFPDLAEVVNRFPQILGLGIDEGTAFIVEGKTGEVVGRGAVHVLSRSERADDDSPRTEILDAGSRFDLVDRVRVEPVLADERQ, encoded by the coding sequence GTGTCACGATCATTCCTCACCTGCTGTGCAACCATCGTTCTGGGGATCTCGGTCGCGCTCACGAGCCCGATCGAGGCACGTGAAGGAGCGACGCTGCCCCGGATCGATCCGGAGGGCATTGCCGGCGCTCTTGTAATCGTCGGGGGCGGTCGCATTCCGGGGGAGGCGATCGACGCCTTCCGGGCCCTTGCCGGAGCCGAGGCCCGGCTCGTTGTCATTCCCACGGCCAGCGCCTCGGCCAATGAGGAACCGGACGACGAGGCGGTCACCCTTTGGAATCAACGTGGTTTCAATCATGTCTCCGTTCTCCATACGCGTGATCGAGACCAGGCGAATGATCCCGCATTGGTGGCGCCACTGAAGGTGGCTACCGCGGTCTGGTTCAGCGGTGGCGATCAGTCGCGCCTGGCGAGCGCCTATCTCGGCACCGCTGTCGAAAAGGAGGTCGTTGCAGTTCTGGAACGAGGGGGAGTGATCGGCGGAACCTCGGCAGGGGCGGCGATCATGACCCAGGTGATGATCACCGGCGGCAACCCCAAGGCAGAACGAGGAGAAGGGTTCAACTTGCTTCCCGATGCGATCATCGATCAGCACCTTCTCGCCCGGAATCGCAAACCGAGGTTGCAAGGGGTCGTCAACGAACACCCGGATCGGTTCGGGATTGGGATTGATGAGCAGACCGCACTGATCGTGGCCGGGCGTCGAATGGCGGTGGTTGGGCAATCGAGTGTCACGATCGTGATGCCCTCCTCAAACTCCCGGCCCGCCTCCGAGCAGATTCTCAAGGGCGGAGACGTGGCCGATCTGACGGCTTTGCGCCGCTCCGTCCGCGATCGCGTCACCGGCGACTTTCCACCAGCGCTCATGGCCCCCCCTCAGGTCGAGGCCGGGGCGCTCGTGATCGTCGGGGGCGGAGCCCTACCGGACGAGGTCCTCGATCGATTCGTGGACCTGGCAGGCGGCTCGGAAGCTCGAATCGTGGTGGTTCCGACCGCTTCCGAAGGCAGGATTCCCCCCATTCCTCGGTTCGTGCCCGGCGTGAAGATGTTCGAGGAGCGGGGAGTGCGGTCGGTTGGAGTCCTTTATGGGCGACAGCCCGAGGAAATCGAAACGCCCGAGCAACTGGCCATGCTTCGAGAAGCCACGGGCATCTGGTTCGGTGGGGGGCGGCAATGGCGTTTTGTGGATTGCTACGAGGGAACCTCAATTGTTCCCTTGTTCCATGAGGTGTTGCGTCGAGGCGGGGTGATCGGCGGTAGCTCGGCAGGAGCAACGATCCAGGGAGAGTATCTTGTTCGAGGCAATCCGCTGGGCAACTGGGACATGATGGCCGAAGGCTACGAGCGAGGCTTCGCGTTTCTCCCCGGCGTGGCGATTGACCAGCACTTCAGCCAGCGCAATCGATTCCCGGATCTTGCGGAGGTTGTGAATCGCTTTCCCCAGATCCTGGGGCTTGGAATTGATGAGGGAACGGCGTTCATCGTTGAGGGAAAGACCGGAGAGGTGGTCGGTCGAGGGGCGGTCCACGTCCTTTCCCGAAGTGAGCGCGCGGACGATGATTCGCCCCGCACCGAAATCCTCGACGCTGGCAGCCGATTCGATCTGGTCGATCGTGTTCGAGTCGAGCCGGTCCTCGCGGACGAACGGCAATGA
- a CDS encoding DUF1501 domain-containing protein, with the protein MNSIDHLRIGLTRRELFRRSGMGLGAIALSAMLDRDRGVMAADVRGPRPTHHVPRAKNVIFLHMVGAPSHLDLFEYKPELVAYDGQLCPESLLEGQRFAFLRGHPKLLGTRFRFDRHGESGLELSELLPHLAGVADDLAVIKTLKTEEFNHGPAQLFLQTGFGQLGRPSLGSWVSYGLGSEADDLPSFVVMLTGKLAGGGSNLWGSGFLPTVHQGVEFRDGGDPVLFLSNPPGMSSTDRRTILDGIRELNTERLHTVGDPEITTRIAQYEMAYRMQSSVPELVDLASEPPHIHRLYGTKPGRASFANHCLLARRLVERGVRFVQLFNADWDHHGNIFNGLPNKAREIDQPCAALIQDLKQRGLLDDTLVIFTGEFGRTPMLQGDRGTAGRDHHKEAFCAWMAGGGVRGGTTYGRTDDLGYHAVEDPMHVNDFHATILHLLGLDHTRVTFTSQGRNFRLTDVGGTVATKLLA; encoded by the coding sequence ATGAACTCGATCGATCACCTACGCATCGGATTGACCCGTCGCGAACTGTTTCGACGATCAGGGATGGGCCTGGGAGCCATCGCGCTGTCGGCCATGCTCGACCGAGATCGAGGCGTGATGGCCGCGGACGTGCGAGGCCCCCGACCGACGCATCATGTTCCTCGGGCAAAGAACGTGATTTTCCTGCATATGGTGGGGGCACCTTCGCATCTTGATCTATTCGAGTACAAGCCGGAACTGGTCGCGTACGACGGTCAACTCTGTCCGGAATCACTGCTCGAAGGCCAGCGCTTCGCCTTTCTCCGGGGGCATCCGAAACTGCTCGGAACTCGGTTTCGCTTTGATCGTCACGGCGAGTCGGGCCTTGAGCTTTCCGAGTTGCTTCCTCACCTGGCGGGCGTGGCCGACGACCTGGCGGTGATCAAGACCCTCAAGACCGAGGAATTCAATCACGGCCCCGCGCAATTGTTTCTTCAAACCGGATTCGGTCAGCTGGGCCGCCCGAGCCTTGGCTCGTGGGTCAGCTATGGACTGGGGAGCGAGGCCGACGACCTGCCCAGCTTCGTTGTCATGCTGACCGGCAAGCTCGCGGGCGGGGGGAGCAATCTCTGGGGCAGCGGCTTCTTGCCAACCGTGCATCAAGGGGTCGAGTTCCGAGACGGAGGCGATCCGGTCCTGTTCCTCTCAAACCCTCCTGGGATGTCATCGACCGATCGCCGAACCATCCTCGACGGGATCCGCGAGTTGAACACCGAACGGCTTCACACGGTCGGCGACCCCGAGATCACCACGCGCATTGCCCAGTACGAGATGGCGTACCGGATGCAATCTTCGGTGCCGGAACTCGTCGATCTGGCGTCCGAGCCGCCTCACATTCATCGACTTTACGGGACCAAGCCTGGCCGCGCGAGCTTTGCGAATCATTGCCTGCTCGCCCGTAGGCTGGTCGAGCGCGGCGTCCGGTTCGTGCAACTGTTCAATGCCGACTGGGATCACCATGGCAACATCTTCAACGGGTTGCCCAACAAGGCCAGGGAGATCGACCAGCCTTGCGCGGCGTTGATCCAGGACTTAAAGCAGCGCGGGCTCCTCGATGACACCCTCGTCATCTTTACCGGAGAATTCGGCCGGACCCCCATGCTCCAGGGGGATCGTGGCACCGCCGGCCGCGATCACCACAAGGAGGCCTTCTGCGCCTGGATGGCTGGTGGCGGGGTTCGGGGAGGCACTACCTACGGCCGAACCGACGATCTCGGCTATCATGCCGTCGAGGACCCGATGCACGTCAACGACTTTCACGCCACGATTCTCCACCTCCTCGGCCTCGATCATACCCGCGTGACCTTTACCTCGCAGGGTCGAAACTTCCGCCTGACCGATGTGGGAGGAACGGTGGCCACCAAGCTGCTGGCCTGA
- a CDS encoding PSD1 and planctomycete cytochrome C domain-containing protein: protein MVQRRLLLFCCIVASIPSRAEEPIDFDRTIRPIFEAHCLGCHGSEDRKGGLLLTSRREALLPTDSGEPALVPGDPDASELWFRVESHDELDRMPPSGNRLAPAQIEAIRAWIAQGADWPGDDEPASNHWAYLPPVRPDLPDIGDQEWCRNPIDRFIRARLNKVGIEPSPEADRATLIRRLSLDITGLPPTPEEVDAFLQDERPDAYDRIVDRLLASPRYGERWATPWLDLARFADSNGFQRDGFRDVWPYRDWVVQALNADMPFDQFTVEQLAGDLFPDASIDQRIATGFNRGNPVNVEAGVDQEENRVNGVVDRVNAMATVWLGSTIACAQCHNHKYDPITQREYYQLFAYFNNTPIETIFRTEGNTSELDFTGPAMEIPSSAEVVARREELANRRGPLVEHLNTLTDQVWNGRFEWEEQLRLDPERLARLPAPIQKVLAIADEDRSKAQQQTLKNHLVADHPELATARQRLAELDEQLEALAPARSLVMIELDEPRPTFLMKRGNFLDPGPQVQPGVPEILHPLPAEAPRNRLGLAQWLVDPANPLIGRVAVNRAWLAFFGRGLVTTPEDFGTQGARPSHPDLLDWLAVEFVESGWSTKHLHRLIVTSRTYRQSSAVSSELLERDPDNALFARGARFRLDAETIRDNALFAAGLLSETMGGPPVFPPQPENIWRVTGLVDNTYRTSTGPDRHRRGLYTIWRRSAPYPSFVAFDSSDRSQCLVQRSRTNTPLQALTLLNDPAYVEIARALARRLLTEHPEDSFDDRLIHAFRLCLVRSPTSSEIESLTNVWNTLHDRYSDDPRAAKALLSDPTDPTIDPAAWAAWLGVANVLLNLDETITRE, encoded by the coding sequence ATGGTACAGCGTCGGCTTCTTCTGTTCTGCTGCATCGTTGCTTCGATTCCCTCACGTGCCGAGGAGCCGATTGACTTCGATCGGACCATCCGTCCGATTTTCGAGGCTCACTGTCTCGGCTGTCACGGTTCGGAGGACCGAAAGGGGGGGCTGCTCCTGACCTCCCGACGCGAGGCATTGCTGCCGACAGACTCGGGAGAGCCGGCTCTGGTGCCGGGTGATCCCGATGCGAGCGAGTTGTGGTTCCGGGTTGAATCGCACGACGAACTCGATCGAATGCCTCCCTCGGGGAATCGTCTGGCCCCCGCGCAGATCGAGGCGATTCGAGCCTGGATTGCGCAGGGGGCCGACTGGCCTGGGGACGACGAACCCGCATCGAATCACTGGGCGTACCTCCCTCCGGTTCGCCCGGACTTGCCCGACATTGGGGATCAGGAGTGGTGTCGAAACCCGATTGATCGGTTCATTCGAGCCCGACTGAATAAGGTTGGGATTGAACCATCTCCCGAGGCCGATCGAGCAACCCTCATCCGCCGCCTCTCGCTCGACATTACCGGCTTGCCGCCGACTCCCGAGGAGGTGGATGCCTTTCTCCAGGACGAACGACCCGACGCCTACGATCGGATCGTCGATCGCCTGCTCGCCTCCCCTCGATACGGCGAGCGGTGGGCGACCCCCTGGCTCGACCTGGCTCGATTTGCCGATTCGAACGGATTTCAACGCGATGGGTTTCGGGATGTCTGGCCCTACCGTGACTGGGTCGTCCAGGCGCTGAATGCCGATATGCCGTTCGACCAGTTCACCGTCGAGCAACTCGCCGGCGATCTCTTTCCCGACGCATCGATCGACCAGCGCATCGCGACCGGCTTCAACCGGGGCAATCCGGTCAACGTCGAGGCGGGCGTGGATCAGGAGGAAAACCGCGTCAACGGTGTTGTTGATCGGGTCAATGCCATGGCGACCGTCTGGCTCGGGTCGACCATCGCCTGCGCTCAGTGTCATAATCACAAATACGATCCAATCACCCAGCGCGAATACTATCAACTCTTCGCCTACTTCAACAATACGCCGATCGAAACCATCTTCCGGACCGAGGGGAACACGTCGGAACTCGATTTCACGGGTCCGGCGATGGAAATTCCCTCCTCCGCCGAAGTCGTGGCCCGGCGCGAGGAATTGGCCAATCGTCGCGGCCCCCTCGTTGAACATCTCAACACGCTGACCGATCAGGTCTGGAATGGCCGGTTCGAGTGGGAGGAGCAGCTTCGCCTCGATCCGGAACGGCTTGCCCGTCTTCCCGCACCGATTCAGAAGGTGCTAGCCATTGCTGACGAGGATCGGAGCAAGGCCCAGCAACAAACGCTCAAGAACCACCTGGTTGCCGATCATCCCGAGCTGGCGACGGCTCGACAACGCCTGGCCGAACTGGACGAACAGCTCGAAGCCCTGGCGCCGGCCCGCTCGCTCGTCATGATTGAACTGGATGAGCCCCGGCCGACGTTCCTCATGAAGAGGGGGAATTTTCTCGACCCGGGCCCACAGGTTCAGCCGGGCGTTCCCGAGATACTTCATCCGTTGCCAGCAGAGGCGCCGAGGAATCGCCTCGGATTGGCTCAATGGCTCGTGGATCCCGCAAATCCGCTCATCGGTCGGGTGGCAGTCAACCGGGCCTGGCTCGCCTTCTTCGGTCGCGGACTGGTGACGACGCCAGAGGACTTCGGGACGCAAGGGGCCCGGCCCTCGCACCCCGATCTTCTCGACTGGCTGGCGGTCGAGTTCGTCGAATCGGGCTGGTCAACCAAGCATCTGCATCGCCTGATCGTGACCTCGCGTACGTATCGGCAATCCTCCGCGGTCTCAAGCGAACTGCTCGAGCGTGACCCGGACAACGCGTTATTTGCCCGAGGGGCTCGATTCCGACTCGATGCTGAGACGATCCGAGACAATGCCTTGTTTGCCGCCGGTTTGCTTTCGGAAACGATGGGGGGACCGCCGGTCTTCCCTCCTCAGCCGGAGAACATCTGGCGCGTGACCGGCCTGGTGGATAATACCTATCGGACCAGCACCGGCCCCGACCGTCATCGTCGAGGTTTGTATACCATCTGGCGACGAAGCGCTCCCTATCCGAGCTTCGTTGCCTTCGATTCTTCCGATCGCTCGCAATGTCTTGTCCAACGCTCGCGAACCAATACGCCGCTCCAGGCGTTGACCCTGCTCAATGATCCGGCCTACGTCGAAATTGCACGCGCCCTGGCCCGCCGGCTCCTGACGGAACACCCCGAGGACAGTTTCGACGACCGCCTGATCCATGCCTTTCGCCTCTGCCTGGTCCGCTCGCCGACCTCGTCGGAGATTGAATCGTTGACCAATGTTTGGAACACCCTGCACGATCGTTATTCCGACGATCCCCGAGCAGCGAAGGCCCTGCTGAGCGATCCCACCGATCCGACGATCGATCCGGCTGCCTGGGCGGCCTGGCTCGGCGTGGCGAATGTGCTCTTGAATCTCGACGAGACGATTACCAGGGAATGA